TAATGTCTTTGAAGCACAGTTAGTTTCCTCACCTAAATGGAAATcaattgtaggaaaaaaaaaaaaaaagaaacagttgggGAATTTGAACACTGTTTCAGCATCCTATTTGATGATGTTAACAAATTACTagccattcttttttaaagatatgatagcctaaaaaatgttatttttttgagaaaattctACACTATTtacagacaaaacaaaatgttgtctgggatttgttttaaaataatccatgCTGGAGGTAGGGGTGGGTCGAGGGGAATGGGTGCACGCAGAGATGAAGGAAAATTAGTTACGCTTTTGATTATAGTTGAAACTGGGAAAGATGGGTCAACGGTTCCACTATACTATTCTGATTACTTTTGTGTttagaaaatttaataataattaagaaaaaacgGGGCCAACACCACCTGCCCTAAAAGAACTGCTAAGGAGCACAcatgcacagtgcctggtacaacaGTAGGTAGTCAAAAACATGTTAGTAAGAGGTAGAGATTAAGTTGTCTCCGTTTTCACCTAAAAAAGAACCTATTTCACCTGCAGTTCATAAAGAATAATAAGAATTCTTTTTGCTCTGGAAACTCGAGCAGGTTCTAATCCCATAATTTAAATGCAGATGAAGCTAACAGGGGATTTTCTGTATCAAAATTTGCACATGTAAAAAGCACTGACACTGAGTCTTTACCCTGTATTTGTTGTCGGAGCTCTGCATTCAGTTGCTTTACCTCACCAAGAGTCATCGAATTCActgaaacatgaaaacatattcaTTATTACCATGACAACCTGGGAAAAGAAGTTATCTACACCACCAACACAATAtcctatttaaaagaaatatttgcactTATCTTCCCACATAACATTCTGCAGGGCCCCAAGATTCATTCATTAACTCCTAAAGTGTTGAGTTTTCAAGTTCTGACCACAACCCACAGTAAGAAACATTTCACTCCCAGTCTACCTCCACCTGTAATAAAAGGTTCATTGAAAAACTCTTAGCATTAGGTCCAATGGATTCTGCTATTTCTCAttatgtttcagtttttaaaaagtgctagtCACTACCCATCAAGTTGATTTTGCTTAAGCACTACATGCTTCATGATGTGTAGCTTGAGAAACACTAAAGTGCTATGGAAATAGTTTGAAAAATCAATTTGTCTACCTAGCTACATAACCTTAGATAATTCATATGTAGAATCAaggagttttataaaaatatacccaAGCGCCCTTCTAGCTCTAAGATCATTTGATTTTAAGTCAATTAAAATTATCTTAGCTCCTATgagtttttgaagaaataatatgcAGACTGAATGAGTCACTTTTTCCAAGTACACACATTACCTTTGGCctttagtgaaatgtcagatTTCTGCTTTTGAAATGCCACCCCCAATTAGTCTTGTAGGGATTAGCAATGTGCCAGTGTGTGTTTGTCAATGGTTGAGGCTGTACTTCTAAACTATATGAACCCTGAACTTTCCAATTCACAGTTGTTGATTCCATTCcgttaataatttaaaatggcaaaacaaaTGATGGGCCTGCAGAATTCCAATGGTTTAGGACCTACTAAGGAATATTCCAAAGAAATGACGAAGAGTTTTAAGACATCTCATTTTTGCTAGGGTGAACCTGTCATTTAAATACTGTATTTACCAAATCTATAATATCACAGCAAAATTCTTGACACATCACatacataaaacatataaaacCCCAACAAAACTCCAACCTTTACCTTTTCTCCCTATTTTTACTTACATTCTTCTCTGCTGTAATGTGGATGCTGGGTATGGACATTAGCCTCTGGATTAGAGactgtctcttcttttttctgttcctggtTGTGACTATGAGGCCACAATTGACTACTGTGGCATAAAGTGGCACCTGAATCTTGTAACACAGCAAGCCCAAAGTCCGTATTTTCCCTCTGTTCCAATATTCTTTGTGTACAGTttgagaggccacctgcatttccATCTATCCACTTTGCAGAATACTTTGGTACTTGGGAGTCAAACTGTGGGAGTAACTTTTTATCTGGCTTATGCCTGAAATTAAACAGGTGATGCTGGGGATTTTTAGAACATTCGGAATCTGAATCCAGATCCTTATTTTGTGCATACTGTACAATCCAGTTTATCTTCTTACTCAAAATGGTTTTAACTTCTTCATAAGTACTTTTTGAAAGCTTAGATCGAGGACAATCCTGGTTTGCAATCAAATGGTATTTTTCAAAGCAGTCTTTATGGCCCCTTAATGATTTGGTGTGCAAGAGATTAGATTTTGGtattcctaaagaaaaaaaaaagaaacagacgacttgagacagttttgttttttataaggTGCATTAAGAAATACAAATCTTAGTAAAACACACTGATAATTTGTAAATCAGAGGAAAAATGCTGAAGAATATTggtattaatataaaatacagcCTAAAAATTTATGCTTCAATTTATTCAGTAAATTCTGAATAGCAGAAATATTAAATTCTTATGAATAGTAAAGCCTTTCTAAGGGCTTAATGATTCAGTTTCAACCTCAGCCCAGAGGCATGTTGTTGCATAATATTAAAAAGTACTACTGAACCAGCAGTTTACATTTACAGAATCTTGGCCTTGATATTATAGTGCTTTCTTCACTAATCCTCCTGAAGTACacacttgaaaaaaatttctattaTAGGCTCAATAAGAGAAAtgcttgataatttttttctcaacaaaAAACACAGTAAATCATGAACTTATTAGTTATGTTTTTATCTGGGGAAAGATAAACCAGAAccagaaaaatacacattaataAAAGCCTCAAAAAGTCGatgaactgtttatttttttaagaaaagcatcTAAAATGTTTTCACGTTTGATACTTATTAAAACTTTATCAAGATAATTTTATCTCTAGAAGAAATGCATCACACACAATTATTACTCATATAGCAACACATTCAGTCTACCAAGATACAATAACCAGTATAATTCTTGAACCCACAAGTGTTCATTATGCACCATAAATAATGGAAATATTCATATTACATGTTTATGTTTCCCAACTTTTTAGTACGGCTTAAGCATACTATctcaattgttttttaaaatacagaataccTTTTCAAATACACAACACACTTCCAAATATAGAATACATTCATACATTTTCATAAGTTCAAACCATTTAAGGTCAAACAGCAATGCTTTTATACTGAAGGTGAATAAGGGATGTGGAACTGAAAATTAATGCCTGCCAGAATTAAGCAGTCTAAATCTGCTTAGCTTTGAAAACAGAGTAAGTGGAGAGCCACTCAGGtgctaggttaaaaaaaaagttttagctgACTTCGTCAGAAAAAATTACATTCTGTATTCAccccttgttttaaaaattgaagttgtaACAATTTTATTAACTGAACTGCAAACGCTGGCTAATACTAAGATAATGAAGTATTTGTGCTTTAATGGCATTAAATTAGGTATAAAATGGCTTGCGAATACTAATTTGTTCCAAAATGACAAAACATCAGCCAATGGTAGGTCCTGCTAAGACTGCCAAAACCAGTGCTAACTGGGCTGTCAGTTCCCTCACAAGTAAGCTATGGGGCACACCTCCTAAACACTAACAGTCTAAGCAGACGAGAGCCAACGACTCTCACCAGGTAAACTCAACTATCTCAGCCTTGTTTCTTCCACTGAGTGTAAAAACTGAACTTAAACAGAATTTCATACACGTTTTATTTACCCCTTTGGTACCTGTACTGcaactgtgtgtgtatattttttaccAGTTATTGTCTGGTTGGGTCAAATTTCCAgcagaattaaaatatttaagtgcaAAACCTCACAGCTGTATTTCAAAACCTGgtaaattaacataaaaaaggAAGTTCACAAACCTtgattagaataaaaatattaaaagtattgtTATTATGCATGTTTCATATCATAAGACAAAAAGGTAGTTAGTATCAATTAcagacaaaataagaaataccTCCATTCTGCTGTTTGATTCTAATACTTACTGCTAGGCAGAGAGAACCTGATAGCTTGCTTACTTTACTAACTTTGGAGGATTCATTAAAGAGCTTCCTTACTCTTTATAAACTCTCTTAGGGCTCACTGGCCTAAGATGAGGCAGACGGCTAGCCAATCCCTGAAACAGTAAACAGTCTCATTCTCACTCGGTCCACTGCCACAGCACTAATCATGTAGCAATGCGTTAGCTGAATCTGAACACTGTAAATTGTTTCTCCTTTACTATGTATGAAAGGAAGTCCTTCAGCATATAAAAAGGGTTCTAAACTAGGCTACAGAAAGgcattattttttgcttttatatatatatatatatatatctttgtgtgtgtgtgtgtgtgtggggggggggggtacgcgggcctctcactgttgtggcctctcccgttgcagagcacaggctccggacgcgcaggctcagcggccatggctcacgggcccagccgctccgcagcatgtgggatcttcccgaaccggggcacgaacccgtgtcccctgcaatggcaggtggactctcaaccaatgcgccactagggaagcccttgttttttcgggtttttaaaattttatttggaatgttcagaaattgtattaaaaaaagataaaaaattatatgaaacaaaTTTCCTGATTTACCACACAGCTTCAACAACAAATCAGTATGATGGATGTTTATTTGAAGACTAATGTGGgcttttaaagatatttctaCCCAACGTTGCTTCTTAGTAATTCATGTAATATAACTTTTTGTCCTCCAGAAAtagttttttaacttttacttaaATCCCCAAATGAATGCTTGGAACCCTGTAAGCACATGATTATATGCATATTGGTAATCTGCTGAGATAAACAGCAAGTCAGAGAACTACAATATTCAATTTAATGtgaaaatacataaatgtaaaataaatttctgattcACTCAGGTGAAAAATCCCctataaaagacataaaaaaagtCATGTCAGGAAGAGTTCTgaatttgggaaatatttctaCTTAGATGTCCCACAGGCTTCTGAAACTCACCCTGCCTAAATGACACtcctcttcctccattttcaCCACCCAAACCCAATCTTTTTCCTGAGTCTGGTACCACCACCTGCTCAAGGAAGAAACCTGGGTGTCCTCCTTGACAGTTCTTCCCTGCACCCCCATCCCAGATGTTTTACTGTCCAtcttaacatatttttttccccctgaagtcTAGCAGTACAGCATATTAAATCCTCCTTCACTCCATTATTACTCCCACTACATTATCTGGGTCTTCCTCACCATCCCATCTAGTTCTCACTTCCTCTAAAGAAGCCTCTTCTAACCAGTAACATCTGAGTTAATCACACCAGACTGTACAGTTGCTTCTTCACTGGCCTTTATCCCCTGCTAGAAGGTAAGCTCTGTGAGAAAGGGGACCATCTGTTTTATATGCATCCTTATTgtcatagtgcctggcacacagcaaatactcaaggaaaattaaatgaataaaggaaaattaaaattatattaaaaaacaaacctaaaacttATTACCAGTTATTATTTGAGGTCTACTGCCATGAAGTTTTGCCCATCCTAGCAAGGTAACTAGGATGTGCAATTAGGCCAGGCTCTCAGAAGTTAATTAAAGGCATCTTCCAGTAAAGTTACTCCTATGTTTACAGTTTAACGTGCCATTAGTCCCAAGAACTAATGAGTGGCACTGATACAGAAATGGCATTCCTGTGGCATCATTCAATCTGCCATACAAAATCAGGAACTTCTATTCAATTACATATTTTCATTAGAAATGTACATACAGTGAATATACAAGAAGGCTATTTTATGTAAACTGTAGCTCATTCATCCAGATCTGTACCTGTAACTTCTTTAGCtcactaaaaatttaaaacttgaatcAGTTTTAAAGTTCAATTTGGAAATGTTTGTCTTATAAACATAGCTTAAAATATGCAGtagcagaagaaacaaaaaatttaatacaCGGACTACTTCGTATACTTGAACAAATTACTTTTTAACCTAGAAAAGAATGTGAGTAGCCCACTTAATTTGTATCAGCAATATAGGTGTCATTGTATAAACTCCtgaagtgattttgttttttccactttatcAGTTCGAATATAAGAGTAACAACCACTGCTATTATCAGAGATCCCAGTGAGTTTCCCAACTGACTTTacaattttaattgcatttacaAGTGTAAACCGCTCTGAGTACCATTTATTTCTTCAGCAGCTTTTGAAAGGGAATGAATCTAAATGCAATTAAATAAGTTCATACTTTTGAGAACCTGAGTTATAAGTAATTTCCAAACCAGTTCAACAAAAATTGCACTAAAACTTCCTTACTAATAAAAATTCTGAGGGCCAATATAATTGACACCTTAACTAtcataaaatctttaaaacatatcACAAAGAGGTCCATGTAACTGTGTCTTGAGTTCATGATTATTAGAGAACCAAGACCTTACTTGGCAACTgtaattgctaatattttttagAAGTATGTACTAGTTTCTTCTGGATAGAGGCTGTTTAGAAATTTATATAGgcagtacatttcttttttatttatttatttatttttggctgtgttgggtctttgttgctgcgcgcaggctttctctagttgcggcgagcgggggctactcttcgttgcggtgcgaagtcttctcattgcgatggcttcccttgttgccgagcacgggctctaggcacgtgggcttcagtagttgtggcacatgggctcagcagttgtggctcatgggctctagaacacaggctcagtagttgtggcgcactggcttagttgctccgcagaatgtgggattttcccgtaccagggcttgaacttgtgtcttctgcattggcaggcggattcttaaccactgtgccaccagggaagcccctaggcagTACATTTCTGTATGAACagtggtattttaaaaagttaagctGTTTCTATtcaacagttttctttttaaagtcttcccactttcatttctgattttgttacACCATTCTCACATACTTTGAAAACCCTCCCACTAACCCATCTGGCATGCtatctccatttttattctttaaattcctCTTTAGGATCAATTTGCTTTAAGAAAACTCGGTTATACTCATAAAAGAGCAAGAGCCACTCAAATGTAGATCTTCCTGTCTACCTATCAGTGtcacccttttaaaataaagatatttccatGCATATATTTAATATGCCTATTGTAGTAACATAATTTTTCCTCTCACAGGATGATACTCTCAATGGCACTAAAAAACAGccacaaaacccaaaacacttaagagTTCTATGACGTGTCCCATTACCTTCTGCTTTTACCCCCAGCCTCTTGAAGATCTTATTTATGATTTGGTGGTAATTATGCAATCTTTCCCTGACGGTTCCCTAGCTGGTCCTGTCAAACAGTACCATCTCTCAGCCGACTCCACTGATGCTACATGCCTTTTATTTCACACGTTCTCAAATATCATATCATCTGACTGCCTTACGCATATATACTCTCTGTCAAAGAGTATTACTCTCTGTCAAATTCCTTCTGAATTTGACTACTATATTTCATTTCTCAAAGGACTGGCTTCATATAATTTGGTATTCCATAGGTAGAGCAAATATAATACAACCAATAGTTGGATGTAAAGCTGTAATACATGTTACCACATCAGTAGGAGACTGGAAAGCTCTAAAGGAGTAAGCACTTCGACTTTTACTACAAACTTAAAAGAACCAGAATTAGAGAACTGGCAGTATTAGTTTTCCAAATGGTGGGTTTGTGTggtctttcttaatttttaaataagacaaGATAATTTAGTTATGATTTAAGTTCCAGGTTGTTAACAGGCTGTGAAGAAATTTTAAGCACACTGCCTTTAGACATGACCAACACTTGTGCAACAATTCACGCAGTACTGCTTCAAAATCTTTTTTATGGAGGCTCACATTTTGCCCAGAGTAAAGACTTTTCCAAGAATTaaggtgttttctttttatgatgaTCTTATCTTGGTTGCTAGGAAAGGGAGAACAAGCACTGCATGTTTACATGTTGCCCATATTAAGCCATGTTTATGTACTTCTTTAAGTAACTGTTAACTGTAAAGATGGAGGGAGAGCTAAACTTCGTTGTACTAAGAATGAAAGGACTGAGCTGTTACGCCTTTGTTTTTGAGGATCAGGTTcccatttctgataaaaggaCTAGAGGAAAAGTTCTGTAAGTAGAGGTGGCACATCCACAGCCTGAAGTCTGGATCCATACTGCAGCAAGTTAAGTTTAGCctacaagtgttttttttttttttttttttaagattcacgtacaattttcaatttcttggtttctcttaaaaacaaaatcagaagatCTGACAGCAACTGGCTAGTAATGAGAAGCAGCCACTGCCTGAACATTAGGTAAGTGCTCTCCAATTCAAACAGTCTTTATGCTTCCTTTCATGTGTGCAGGAACTTGTGACCTAGGAAGCTCCGCAGCCATGTTGGTTAGTGACTCTCATACTATACTCAGGCTCTGTGATGACACAGGTCTGGATTGCTTCTGTGTAAATAATGGCTGTCCCAATGACGCTTTGATACCCAAAGCGACCAGGCTACTCTGCATTTGATGATCAAGCAGCAGCCAAGCCATGATTCAAGAAGAGTTATTACCATTATACCTACTGCTAGTCACACACGCAGTGGGAGGATGCTCAGATTGTCTAGCCTGTCACTGACAAAAGGCAGATCAGCCCGAAGGTGGGAAGGCAAGGATGGATAGTTGGAGCACCTACTTCCTTCCTTAAACCCACAATAGGACAGGCTTCTACCTCTTGGAAAATTTTACCGGTTGTCCTATGTGCCTTAGTGAGTACTATGATAAACAGtgctcctttccccaccccctcatGCCACCTACAGTCTGCCGTATTCAAATACCCAACATAGTGTATTACTGGCAACTGTACTAAGCCGATATACAGATGGGTTCAGCAACTTGCTTTTTCCacattttgagaatcactgccttaAAGAAAGACATACCAACATGTCTTTAGACAGCATATTTCTGCTTAGGAGATGtttatgccatttaaaaatttttgtgtgagCTAAGAGGATTAAGCAGTTGGTCAAAGCAGCTTAATCCAATAAAGGAATTATAAGGGCAAATTTCAATCAGCAAAGTGTTCAGAGATGATGTTAAAAGATAAATCTCAACCTCAAATAACCAAGGTAGCCACAGTAGAACTGAGTTCTTTTATTGATGGATGTATAAACTGCAAATGATTTGtcaaaaagaaaacctttctcagtgaattttactttttcattataaTGATTGGGAAATTGGGGAAACACACCTACATAACAACTGTTTATTAGTAACAGGGTACAAAAAAATAACAATCCACACTCAATTCTGCTCTCAAACTTAGCTACCTGTTTTAACGAGAAAGGTCCAATAGAACTCTCTGTGAAGATGGACACATTCTCAATCTGTGCTATGTAATAGgatagccactagctacatgtggctattgagcctttgaaatgtagctagtatgactgaggaactaaagttttaactttaattttaattaacttaaatttaaataaccaaatTGTGGTTAGGTTACCATATGGGACAGGGCAGCTTGTCCATAGGTAACTGATGAAGTGAAAGGGtacttggaaaaaaatatgaatggaAGCTATCCATGTTCAGGATACTAAGCTCACAGCAGCACAGAATATAAAAAGCTAAAATTGTTTTTCTAgcccattaaaatatatttagactaTAATTTTTAAGTGGCACAAAGAATTAAAAgttatattataaaaaaattttaagtcaataATCCAGTTGACCCAAGTAACCCTCTACTTGTTCCATTTTTCTCCTAAATAAAACTTCCCTAAAAATAGTCAAggttaaaaatatacacattaccTAAACAAAAGACAGTCTGGAAAAAAGGCTTTCATAGTAACACTGGATGAAAGAGGATAAACCATTAAGACAAAGGAAATTTATGGGTTCAAAAGCCAGAAATGTGATAGCCATATGCACTCTGCCCTTTATCTCCTGAACTGCGTGCCATCTGCCCAGTTAAGGTTTtgactgatttattttcttacaaataagaaaaacaaaatgaaaagctgtCCTGCAGCTATTTATAAAACATCTGTTTTCCATCTCAACTTCTCTGCTTATATTTGAATCACTATTCCTGAAATTCTAGTTGACTATTCCCTATATAAATGCTTTATAGCAATATCTATTAATTAGAGATTTACTAGCAAGTGAATTTGAAGGCATTTATAATTCAATTATACTATAGGTAGTAAATGGTAAAAATTAAGGCTGATGGGAAACAATCACTACAATTCACCAACCATTTgattagaaaaactaaagattaaaaaaaggtgATAACTGATGAATCATactgcaaaatattaaaaaaaa
This Phocoena sinus isolate mPhoSin1 chromosome 4, mPhoSin1.pri, whole genome shotgun sequence DNA region includes the following protein-coding sequences:
- the C4H21orf91 gene encoding protein EURL homolog, with the protein product MNEEEQFVSIDLNDDNICSVCKLGTDKETLSFCHVCFELNIDGIPKSNLLHTKSLRGHKDCFEKYHLIANQDCPRSKLSKSTYEEVKTILSKKINWIVQYAQNKDLDSDSECSKNPQHHLFNFRHKPDKKLLPQFDSQVPKYSAKWIDGNAGGLSNCTQRILEQRENTDFGLAVLQDSGATLCHSSQLWPHSHNQEQKKEETVSNPEANVHTQHPHYSREELNSMTLGEVKQLNAELRQQIQEVFEELAHQVQEKDSLASELHVRHIAIEQLLKNYSKLPCLQMGRTGMKSHLPINN